A DNA window from Luteolibacter luteus contains the following coding sequences:
- a CDS encoding phage head closure protein, with amino-acid sequence MNPGLLNQRIRFERQTTSADETGQPIESWLKLGGCAARRKPVTSRARTEQVIADRDTERRTMVFQMRSRPFCSLYKEGDRLVELKRTDFPETVWKVIGWAEIEGTNGMYVEVTTEQSGSRH; translated from the coding sequence ATGAATCCGGGACTCCTCAACCAGCGCATCCGCTTCGAGCGGCAGACCACTTCCGCGGACGAGACGGGCCAACCCATCGAATCATGGCTGAAGCTCGGAGGGTGCGCAGCCCGCCGCAAGCCGGTCACCTCGCGCGCGCGCACCGAGCAGGTCATTGCCGATCGGGACACCGAGCGGCGCACCATGGTTTTCCAGATGCGCTCGCGGCCGTTCTGCTCCCTCTACAAGGAGGGTGATCGCTTGGTCGAGCTGAAGCGGACCGACTTTCCCGAGACTGTATGGAAGGTCATTGGATGGGCGGAGATCGAGGGGACCAACGGCATGTATGTCGAGGTCACTACTGAACAATCTGGTAGCCGTCATTAG
- a CDS encoding glycine zipper domain-containing protein: MKSKDEATREARNEDPITGEPGSHPVGVGAGTTAGAAAGGAIGSVAGPVGAAVGAVVGGIAGAAAGKGIAERMDPTVEDAYWRENHPRAVYAEKDYTYDDDYRPAYQLGYEGPSRYRRTWDESEDSVKSEWENVKGKSRLTWDKARHATKAAWHRVEAKLPGDADKDGI, encoded by the coding sequence ATGAAATCGAAGGACGAAGCCACCAGAGAAGCCCGCAACGAAGATCCAATCACCGGCGAACCCGGCAGCCATCCCGTGGGCGTCGGCGCCGGCACCACAGCAGGTGCTGCCGCGGGCGGGGCCATCGGTTCCGTAGCTGGACCAGTCGGCGCTGCCGTTGGGGCAGTGGTCGGGGGAATCGCTGGCGCAGCAGCAGGTAAAGGGATCGCGGAACGCATGGACCCTACGGTCGAGGACGCTTACTGGCGTGAGAACCACCCGCGCGCAGTGTACGCGGAGAAGGATTACACCTACGACGACGATTACCGTCCCGCTTATCAACTGGGCTATGAAGGCCCCTCCCGCTACCGGCGGACCTGGGACGAGTCCGAAGATTCCGTGAAGTCGGAGTGGGAGAACGTGAAAGGAAAATCTCGCCTCACCTGGGACAAGGCCCGTCACGCCACCAAGGCCGCTTGGCATCGCGTCGAAGCCAAGCTCCCCGGCGATGCCGACAAGGACGGCATCTGA
- a CDS encoding SLATT domain-containing protein: MTDWFRRCRESQKAHYEYGSKLESRHFWFGIPAIILSTAVGASFFKDGVDAQIRLGLGLLSMASAVVAALQTFLNLSDRAAKHKASGASYGAIRRALELLKTLPPADGDKMRQALEDIKGRMDDLAASAPAIPSKFKDKIDKGLKGRIHNRIFRLIPRAVESELNSNGDSPDK, encoded by the coding sequence ATGACGGATTGGTTCCGTCGTTGCCGAGAGAGCCAAAAGGCGCACTATGAATACGGATCAAAACTTGAAAGTCGGCACTTTTGGTTCGGAATACCTGCAATCATTCTTTCAACTGCCGTAGGTGCATCTTTCTTTAAAGATGGGGTTGATGCGCAAATTCGGTTGGGGCTCGGCTTACTCAGCATGGCTTCTGCCGTTGTAGCAGCGCTCCAGACGTTTCTAAATCTCTCGGACCGCGCTGCTAAACACAAAGCATCGGGCGCATCTTATGGCGCGATCCGGAGAGCCCTTGAGCTGCTAAAGACTCTCCCCCCCGCAGACGGGGACAAAATGAGGCAAGCATTGGAAGACATCAAAGGAAGGATGGACGATCTGGCAGCCTCTGCGCCGGCTATCCCCTCAAAATTCAAGGACAAGATCGACAAAGGGTTGAAGGGAAGGATTCACAACCGAATTTTCAGACTTATACCTCGTGCCGTAGAGTCGGAACTGAATTCCAACGGAGATTCGCCCGACAAATAG
- a CDS encoding ferritin-like domain-containing protein yields MAKLTSLQVLLTQEIKDLYNAETQLVKALPKMAKAASNPDLQAGFKSHLEETKGHVERLEKVAEILGVTPKGKVCKAMKGLVEEGSEAIEEEGDPNIKDLALIGAAQRVEHYEIAGYGTARALAEALQLEEVVALLQETLDEESTCDATLTDLSATIIGEVGDLVPDA; encoded by the coding sequence ATGGCTAAACTGACATCACTTCAAGTTCTGCTAACTCAAGAAATCAAGGATCTCTACAATGCCGAAACGCAGCTGGTGAAAGCGCTGCCGAAGATGGCGAAGGCGGCGTCGAATCCCGACCTGCAGGCCGGTTTCAAGTCGCACCTCGAGGAAACCAAGGGTCACGTGGAGCGACTGGAAAAGGTCGCGGAGATTCTCGGAGTGACGCCCAAGGGCAAAGTCTGCAAGGCCATGAAAGGCTTAGTGGAAGAAGGCTCCGAGGCCATCGAAGAGGAGGGGGATCCCAACATCAAGGATCTCGCGCTCATCGGAGCGGCGCAGCGTGTGGAGCACTACGAAATCGCCGGCTACGGAACTGCCCGCGCTTTGGCCGAGGCACTACAGCTGGAGGAGGTGGTGGCGCTGCTTCAAGAGACGCTGGATGAAGAAAGCACCTGCGATGCGACGCTTACGGACCTTTCTGCCACGATCATCGGGGAGGTGGGAGACCTCGTCCCCGACGCTTGA
- a CDS encoding SOS response-associated peptidase family protein → MCTAYKIGNVERFDVDWLVADAFEAAMADEEMYQIIRPTLRAPVAMADGKIRIMAWGFRRPVPGGKTKQLWRTIVNSREDKLQGGTWGKAFRERRCLIPAASFFEWVEGPDKKAMPLEFTRPGGQGLWIAGIWEEDKERGQCFSMITTEPTAAIQPVHDRMPAVLASDQLRPFMNFELNEFGPSAVPLVWKETENFLKRKPEKPMPPKGPVQGELF, encoded by the coding sequence ATGTGCACGGCCTACAAGATCGGCAACGTGGAGCGCTTCGACGTGGATTGGCTGGTGGCCGATGCCTTCGAGGCGGCGATGGCCGATGAGGAGATGTATCAGATCATCCGGCCCACGCTGAGGGCACCGGTGGCGATGGCCGACGGGAAGATCCGGATCATGGCGTGGGGCTTTCGCCGGCCGGTGCCAGGCGGAAAGACGAAGCAGCTGTGGCGAACCATCGTGAACTCCCGCGAGGACAAGCTCCAAGGCGGGACTTGGGGAAAAGCCTTTCGCGAGCGACGCTGCCTGATTCCTGCGGCGTCCTTCTTCGAATGGGTGGAAGGGCCCGATAAGAAGGCGATGCCGCTGGAGTTTACCCGCCCGGGCGGGCAAGGCCTGTGGATCGCAGGAATTTGGGAAGAGGACAAGGAGCGCGGGCAATGCTTCTCGATGATCACCACCGAACCGACCGCAGCAATTCAACCGGTGCATGACCGAATGCCGGCGGTGCTGGCGAGCGATCAGCTACGGCCCTTCATGAATTTCGAACTGAACGAATTCGGACCCTCAGCGGTGCCGCTAGTTTGGAAGGAGACCGAGAATTTCCTGAAGCGGAAGCCGGAGAAGCCCATGCCACCCAAGGGGCCCGTGCAGGGAGAGCTGTTCTGA
- a CDS encoding SGNH/GDSL hydrolase family protein, producing the protein MRTLLLTLLFGLGSLLHADPPPVAPSSRMANMTDVATRVPVNYKRQGCAAAWDSESTNRSSNLITLWTDLTGNGKDLTQSDNAKRATYTSRGAELKLGGSYDITGGLSVNYRSFTVIAILATNRTVEQWSNNGYFFEIPSGPVVQFGAFNTTYSNPTAYAPPPLTRTAGYSAWAVSGSSTEVKTVVNGTAHTGPAFTAGTGTLNRLFSNAAGSGGAIPPIKALYVFNRSMPEGEINEIIATHGVTPDNSPALYIGGDSIQLGTGATTHDKTLTARLAKDLGASVAFFPIGGKTMATMASTPASQIVPVPGKPTYVFIMGGTNDAASATGTAASVSSNTQALINSWRAAEPNAIIGLGSVLPRNNFFSGGVTQGSFAADRATINSSFSANWNAWGCNFYIDFGGLDADADNLALYGDKVHPTDARYATMATTAAAIFRQTAARPVTLGGTGSSTGSITGTGALTLQAGGTNQSAHLLPSGTGSVNLGSGSSRVMLSQSFGNTLLYFGSNAAAPSASNYALLDDGAGTIVNSPATQVRFRIGGTDRVSVTSTQLVSTGGLRIASPAVPATATSTGIAGDIAWDATHFYVCTAANTWVRVTLAAW; encoded by the coding sequence ATGAGAACACTGCTACTGACACTGTTGTTCGGCCTCGGCTCCTTGCTGCATGCCGATCCTCCTCCGGTTGCGCCTTCCTCGCGGATGGCGAACATGACCGATGTCGCCACCCGGGTTCCCGTCAACTACAAGCGGCAGGGTTGCGCCGCGGCGTGGGACAGCGAATCGACCAACCGCTCATCCAACCTCATCACCCTCTGGACCGATCTGACGGGGAATGGCAAGGATCTCACCCAAAGCGACAATGCCAAGCGGGCGACCTATACCAGCCGCGGAGCGGAGCTGAAGCTCGGCGGATCCTACGACATCACCGGGGGGCTAAGTGTGAACTATCGATCGTTCACCGTCATCGCGATCTTGGCCACCAACCGCACGGTGGAGCAGTGGTCGAACAACGGCTATTTCTTCGAGATCCCGAGCGGCCCGGTGGTGCAATTCGGGGCTTTCAACACAACCTACTCGAACCCCACCGCCTACGCTCCACCACCTCTCACCCGGACGGCGGGCTATAGCGCTTGGGCTGTCAGCGGAAGTAGCACGGAAGTGAAGACCGTCGTCAATGGGACGGCTCATACCGGACCAGCCTTCACGGCCGGCACTGGTACGCTGAACCGTCTCTTCTCGAACGCTGCGGGAAGTGGAGGGGCAATCCCACCGATCAAGGCGCTCTATGTCTTCAACCGGTCGATGCCCGAGGGCGAAATTAACGAGATCATCGCGACTCATGGCGTCACCCCGGACAATTCGCCGGCGCTTTACATCGGGGGAGATTCCATCCAGCTCGGCACTGGAGCCACGACACACGATAAGACACTCACCGCCCGGCTGGCCAAGGACCTCGGGGCCAGCGTGGCATTCTTTCCCATCGGCGGAAAGACGATGGCCACGATGGCCTCCACCCCCGCGTCGCAGATCGTGCCGGTGCCGGGGAAGCCGACCTATGTGTTCATCATGGGGGGCACCAATGATGCCGCCAGCGCGACCGGGACCGCAGCGAGTGTGAGCAGCAACACGCAAGCCTTGATCAACTCTTGGCGGGCGGCGGAGCCCAACGCCATCATCGGGCTCGGCTCGGTCCTGCCTCGCAACAACTTCTTCTCGGGTGGCGTGACGCAGGGCAGCTTCGCGGCCGACCGTGCGACCATCAACAGCAGCTTCTCGGCAAACTGGAATGCCTGGGGCTGCAACTTCTATATCGATTTCGGGGGCCTCGATGCGGATGCCGATAATCTCGCGCTTTACGGGGACAAGGTCCATCCGACCGATGCCCGCTATGCGACGATGGCCACCACCGCCGCCGCGATCTTCCGGCAAACCGCCGCGAGGCCGGTCACCCTGGGTGGAACCGGCAGCTCTACGGGATCCATCACTGGCACCGGGGCGCTCACCTTGCAGGCGGGCGGAACCAATCAGTCGGCTCACCTGCTCCCGTCCGGAACCGGATCGGTGAACCTTGGCAGCGGCAGTAGCCGGGTGATGCTGTCCCAGTCCTTCGGGAATACGCTTCTCTACTTCGGGTCCAATGCCGCGGCACCCTCCGCATCGAACTATGCCCTCTTGGACGATGGGGCCGGCACGATCGTCAACTCACCGGCGACGCAAGTTCGCTTCCGCATCGGAGGCACGGACCGTGTCTCGGTGACCTCAACGCAGTTGGTTTCAACGGGAGGCTTGCGGATCGCTTCCCCGGCGGTTCCTGCCACGGCAACCTCAACCGGCATCGCCGGAGACATCGCATGGGATGCGACCCACTTCTACGTGTGTACGGCGGCGAACACCTGGGTGCGGGTCACACTTGCTGCCTGGTAA
- a CDS encoding WYL domain-containing protein — MGELQEAISKRRLIRFLHKAADKTAVSLVAEPHCIDHAPRTGALVLLAWMRSEDGGEDPGWKTIRFCEIRDLMILPEPFVRRPFPEFAARCFDPSLALRKRPSRPA, encoded by the coding sequence ATGGGTGAGCTGCAGGAAGCTATTTCAAAGCGCCGACTCATCCGATTCCTTCACAAGGCCGCGGACAAGACGGCGGTTTCCCTCGTCGCCGAGCCGCACTGCATCGACCATGCTCCCCGGACAGGAGCATTGGTTCTCCTTGCGTGGATGAGGAGCGAGGACGGAGGCGAAGACCCCGGGTGGAAGACCATCCGCTTTTGTGAGATCCGGGATCTTATGATCCTCCCAGAACCGTTTGTCCGGCGACCCTTCCCGGAGTTTGCGGCACGGTGTTTCGATCCCTCTTTAGCCCTGCGAAAGAGGCCTTCGAGACCGGCTTAA
- a CDS encoding DUF6950 family protein: MTLAEKLDAYLQESFNRHYLVGHWDCIIFVAMWADLISGQSHTETLRDTYTSEESGREKWVPSSTNDAIVWALQREGWQKIKPGEPFEVGDIILTNLHHPGIWDGEKIVAQPANATGLLYIQAGHSCGGLRRPEYIRLKV; this comes from the coding sequence ATGACCCTCGCCGAAAAACTCGACGCCTACCTGCAGGAATCCTTCAACCGCCACTACCTCGTCGGCCACTGGGACTGCATCATCTTCGTCGCCATGTGGGCGGATCTCATCAGCGGCCAGAGCCACACCGAGACCCTTCGCGATACCTACACCAGCGAGGAATCAGGCCGCGAAAAGTGGGTGCCCAGCTCGACCAACGATGCCATCGTTTGGGCGCTCCAGCGTGAAGGCTGGCAGAAGATCAAGCCCGGTGAGCCCTTCGAAGTGGGGGACATCATCCTCACGAATCTTCATCACCCCGGCATCTGGGACGGCGAGAAAATCGTCGCCCAGCCTGCCAACGCCACTGGGCTGCTCTACATCCAAGCGGGGCACAGTTGTGGTGGGTTGAGACGTCCGGAGTATATTCGCCTTAAGGTATGA
- a CDS encoding phage tail tape measure C-terminal domain-containing protein — translation MALLGTLQVGMALETASFGTQFNSFTKDIGKRADRFSKTLSGMTSVGSLLGGTDLGAYPAPGIDVVSRFSSSFASSMGGSTQTRFNEFTKSIQEGAIKVKSTWTSAMKHVGRAFDEFVKTGKLNFSDLVRSIIAELASAALKNAFNGLLQGIMGISGSGAGGGSLFSGIGSIFGSIVGGFGSFEGGGYTGNGPRAGGLDGRGGRLAMIHPQETVIDHTRVKKAADRSRRGDILVSTPITLMPGVSKEELAEILPMLKRDIIDSIPRLIAQGGRYAGAYGQ, via the coding sequence ATGGCACTCCTCGGCACGCTTCAGGTTGGCATGGCACTCGAAACCGCATCCTTTGGCACCCAGTTCAATAGCTTCACTAAGGACATTGGGAAGCGCGCGGACCGCTTCTCGAAGACCCTTTCGGGCATGACCAGCGTTGGCTCTCTTCTGGGCGGCACAGACCTCGGGGCCTACCCCGCACCGGGCATCGATGTTGTCAGCCGCTTCAGCTCCTCTTTCGCCAGCAGCATGGGAGGATCCACGCAGACCCGTTTCAACGAGTTCACCAAGTCCATCCAGGAAGGCGCGATTAAGGTAAAATCCACTTGGACCTCCGCCATGAAACACGTTGGGCGTGCCTTCGATGAGTTCGTGAAAACCGGCAAGCTGAACTTCTCGGACCTCGTCCGTAGCATCATTGCCGAGCTCGCCAGTGCCGCACTGAAGAATGCCTTCAATGGACTCCTGCAGGGCATCATGGGAATCAGCGGCAGCGGGGCAGGGGGTGGCAGCTTGTTCTCTGGCATCGGCTCGATCTTCGGCAGCATCGTCGGCGGCTTCGGATCCTTCGAAGGCGGCGGCTATACCGGCAATGGCCCGCGCGCCGGTGGCCTCGACGGCCGCGGCGGTCGCCTCGCGATGATCCACCCGCAAGAGACGGTGATCGATCACACCCGGGTGAAGAAAGCCGCGGACCGCAGCCGCCGCGGGGACATCCTCGTTTCCACGCCCATCACCCTCATGCCCGGCGTCAGCAAGGAAGAGCTCGCCGAGATCCTCCCGATGCTGAAGCGCGACATCATCGACTCCATCCCCCGCCTGATCGCCCAGGGCGGTCGCTACGCCGGCGCATACGGCCAGTAA
- a CDS encoding carboxymuconolactone decarboxylase family protein: MNQNSTALARLDPWKAAPEVFKAALALENAVKGFGIAPKLLEIIKLRASQINGCAHCINIHFNDAVKAGESLQRLNLLPVWRETPHLYTDAERAVLRWTESLTKLPSNHVSDEDYLEISSHFDEAEVARITLAIATINAWNRFGTAFLPAIPAA; this comes from the coding sequence ATGAACCAAAACAGCACTGCCCTCGCCCGTCTCGACCCTTGGAAAGCCGCTCCGGAGGTCTTCAAGGCTGCATTAGCCCTCGAAAATGCCGTAAAAGGCTTCGGAATCGCTCCAAAGCTTCTTGAGATCATCAAGCTTCGTGCCTCTCAAATCAACGGCTGCGCTCACTGCATCAACATACATTTTAACGATGCGGTCAAAGCTGGAGAGTCTCTCCAGCGACTGAATCTCCTGCCCGTCTGGAGGGAAACGCCCCATCTTTATACGGATGCCGAGCGGGCTGTATTGCGTTGGACCGAGTCCCTCACCAAGCTACCTAGCAACCATGTGAGCGACGAAGATTACTTGGAAATCAGTTCACATTTCGATGAAGCAGAAGTGGCCCGTATTACGCTCGCTATCGCAACCATCAATGCCTGGAATCGGTTCGGTACCGCCTTTCTCCCGGCCATTCCTGCCGCCTGA
- a CDS encoding head-tail connector protein, with the protein MAKPVIPLTAAKSHLRVEHDFDDELIELLLDAAIDRTLQEIGLAGVLEREHETATPLAEFALMYPVESIIRVEKKDAAGAWQPIPESEYTLSGTRDELQRIELSHLAGHVSGSCYKVTWNAGFGEKLPAWFKVACFFLLGHYYENRSSVLIGQGVSAVEVPMGFLHLCKPHRRWFFA; encoded by the coding sequence ATGGCCAAGCCTGTTATTCCCCTGACCGCGGCCAAGTCGCACTTACGGGTTGAGCACGACTTCGATGACGAGTTGATCGAGCTCCTCCTTGATGCGGCGATTGACCGCACCTTGCAGGAGATCGGCCTTGCCGGTGTCCTCGAGAGGGAGCACGAGACGGCGACGCCACTGGCTGAATTCGCGCTTATGTATCCGGTCGAGTCGATCATCCGCGTTGAGAAGAAGGACGCGGCAGGGGCATGGCAGCCGATTCCGGAAAGCGAGTATACCCTCTCCGGCACCCGAGACGAGTTGCAGCGGATCGAGCTTTCCCACCTCGCCGGGCACGTTTCCGGGAGCTGCTACAAGGTCACCTGGAATGCGGGCTTCGGAGAGAAGCTTCCCGCCTGGTTCAAGGTGGCCTGCTTCTTCCTCCTTGGGCACTACTACGAGAACCGGAGCTCGGTCCTGATCGGGCAAGGCGTCTCGGCGGTAGAGGTTCCGATGGGCTTCCTTCACCTCTGCAAGCCCCATCGCCGCTGGTTCTTCGCCTGA
- a CDS encoding RNA polymerase sigma-70 factor: MSSANDYRPLLFGIAYRMLGRVTEAEDMVQEAYLRFHLQPEGSIGLPKAWLTKAVTRLCIDQLRSARRQREEYVGPWLPEPLVEENSTDLADTLSTAFMLMLEKLSPVDRAVFLLREAFGHDYPAISEITGRSEAACRQIVCRAKERLGREANKQSTATEEAERLVKEFLAAAQSGELAQLLALLTEDAILYSDGGGRVRAALLPIYGPDRIGRLFMGMRRLSTEGSPPPRFVKINGSPGVVTCHGEQGISVMTFAFEGNRVKAVYIVRNPDKLTGIIP; this comes from the coding sequence ATGTCCTCTGCCAACGATTACCGTCCGCTTCTTTTCGGTATCGCTTACCGCATGCTTGGACGAGTCACCGAAGCGGAGGACATGGTCCAGGAAGCATATCTCCGCTTTCACCTGCAACCGGAGGGCAGCATCGGACTCCCAAAAGCCTGGCTCACAAAAGCCGTAACCCGTCTCTGTATCGACCAGTTGCGATCCGCCCGCCGCCAGCGTGAAGAATACGTCGGCCCCTGGCTCCCGGAACCGCTCGTCGAGGAGAATTCTACCGACCTTGCCGATACATTGAGCACTGCATTCATGCTCATGCTCGAAAAGCTTTCTCCAGTCGACCGTGCTGTTTTCCTTCTACGAGAGGCGTTCGGCCACGACTATCCGGCAATTTCCGAAATCACCGGACGTTCCGAGGCCGCTTGTCGTCAGATCGTCTGCCGAGCCAAGGAAAGGCTTGGCCGAGAGGCTAACAAGCAATCCACTGCAACTGAGGAAGCCGAGCGACTGGTAAAAGAATTTCTTGCCGCCGCCCAATCGGGAGAACTTGCCCAACTACTCGCTCTCCTCACCGAGGATGCCATACTATACAGCGATGGCGGAGGGAGGGTTCGCGCAGCGCTTCTCCCCATCTATGGTCCGGACAGGATCGGCCGCCTGTTCATGGGCATGCGACGCTTGAGCACGGAAGGCAGCCCGCCTCCGCGCTTCGTAAAGATCAACGGAAGTCCAGGCGTTGTAACCTGCCACGGGGAACAGGGTATCAGCGTCATGACATTCGCTTTCGAAGGAAACCGAGTGAAGGCCGTCTATATAGTTCGAAATCCCGACAAGCTTACCGGTATCATACCTTAA
- a CDS encoding phage major capsid protein, whose translation MDRNDILRSIENHKSGLAPLLSAYEDLVNSTKGKGEGGKDRAFTAEEFTKHANLGTEINVLNQAIATDRAMLKALNLSEAEDDDTADKLGLSDRSRLPHASDEYLENFLNFSQGGFTAQGIDPSRFKNLTTVSPSTGGVLIPTTIETSILMEAAALCPLLRISAVEMTSSLKDQIPFIGEIGVMGPRKEAEAYTLNEPALSSKQIDIFNYGGFFPVSQELMEDASQLQSAFREVWGRSYAQTIEEYGWKGTSGQTAFFNQAGSGITITLAGRVCPGIRTMNSTVVPVVTFGAAAAVSSDDFIKLKQAVVPEARSGGVYVISSDAETKALLLKDTTGRPLWQPNLIVGQPSMINGSPYEVSSRLDTVGTGNNTAFFGNFKQAHKIAIRKGLVVKTSSHFLFGNGMIAVAGDCRWGAGIKYNGYIARGNQA comes from the coding sequence ATGGATCGCAACGACATCCTTCGCTCGATTGAGAATCACAAGTCCGGCCTCGCACCGCTGCTGAGTGCTTACGAAGACTTGGTCAACTCCACCAAAGGCAAGGGAGAGGGCGGCAAGGACCGTGCTTTCACTGCCGAGGAATTCACGAAGCACGCGAATCTCGGAACCGAGATCAACGTGCTTAACCAAGCCATCGCGACCGACCGCGCGATGCTCAAGGCCCTGAACCTGTCGGAGGCCGAAGACGACGACACCGCCGACAAGCTCGGCCTGTCTGATCGTTCCAGGCTTCCGCATGCTTCGGACGAATATCTGGAGAACTTCCTCAACTTCAGCCAAGGCGGATTCACGGCGCAGGGCATCGATCCAAGCCGCTTCAAGAACCTCACCACGGTATCTCCGTCCACCGGTGGAGTTCTGATCCCCACCACGATCGAAACCTCGATCTTGATGGAGGCAGCGGCGCTTTGCCCATTGCTTCGGATCTCTGCGGTGGAAATGACGTCTTCCCTCAAGGACCAGATTCCCTTTATCGGGGAAATCGGCGTCATGGGTCCCCGCAAAGAGGCTGAAGCCTACACGCTCAACGAGCCTGCACTCTCGAGCAAGCAGATCGACATCTTCAACTACGGAGGCTTTTTTCCCGTCTCCCAAGAGCTTATGGAAGATGCCTCGCAACTGCAGAGTGCCTTCCGCGAAGTGTGGGGCCGCTCTTACGCCCAGACCATCGAGGAATACGGCTGGAAGGGCACGAGTGGACAGACGGCGTTCTTCAACCAAGCCGGAAGCGGTATCACCATCACCCTCGCCGGCCGCGTATGCCCTGGTATCCGAACCATGAACAGCACGGTGGTCCCGGTGGTCACCTTCGGTGCCGCCGCGGCTGTCAGCTCCGATGACTTCATCAAGCTCAAGCAGGCGGTGGTTCCGGAGGCCCGCAGCGGTGGCGTCTATGTGATCAGCTCCGACGCCGAAACGAAAGCGCTGCTGTTGAAGGACACGACCGGCCGCCCGCTCTGGCAGCCCAATCTCATCGTCGGTCAGCCCTCGATGATCAATGGCTCTCCCTACGAAGTCTCCAGCCGCCTTGACACCGTGGGCACCGGCAACAACACCGCTTTCTTCGGTAACTTCAAGCAGGCTCACAAGATCGCCATTCGGAAAGGCCTCGTCGTTAAGACGAGTTCTCACTTCCTCTTCGGCAACGGCATGATTGCCGTCGCAGGCGACTGCCGCTGGGGTGCCGGAATCAAATACAACGGCTACATCGCCCGCGGCAATCAGGCCTAA
- a CDS encoding HK97-gp10 family putative phage morphogenesis protein, which yields MATQIKVEGFKELRARAAKLDARLQKKVYGAAVRAGGKILVDAAKEKVPVRTGSLRKSLVHRASSKPSKGLFGVKVTIRGALKASGRVAHRGGNKGKPYYPDAVERYYRFQELGTKFHPAKPFLKPALQGRSDAVLKAVREALEEGIERQAKGL from the coding sequence ATGGCCACCCAGATCAAAGTCGAGGGATTCAAGGAGCTTCGGGCGCGGGCCGCGAAGCTCGATGCCCGCTTGCAAAAGAAGGTCTACGGCGCCGCCGTGCGGGCGGGCGGCAAGATCCTCGTCGATGCGGCGAAAGAGAAAGTGCCGGTGCGCACCGGATCGTTACGAAAGTCCCTTGTTCATCGTGCCAGCTCCAAGCCTTCGAAGGGTCTCTTCGGCGTGAAGGTCACAATCCGAGGGGCATTGAAGGCGAGCGGCCGGGTGGCCCATCGAGGGGGAAACAAGGGGAAGCCTTATTATCCAGATGCGGTGGAGCGATATTATCGGTTCCAAGAACTCGGGACGAAGTTTCATCCGGCAAAGCCCTTCTTGAAGCCGGCCTTGCAGGGTCGTTCGGATGCCGTTCTGAAAGCCGTGAGAGAGGCGTTGGAGGAAGGGATCGAGCGGCAGGCAAAAGGGCTGTGA